Proteins from a single region of Heptranchias perlo isolate sHepPer1 chromosome 34, sHepPer1.hap1, whole genome shotgun sequence:
- the leo1 gene encoding RNA polymerase-associated protein LEO1 encodes MADMADLFGSEADSDPEQKDFDSGSGSGSDSEQEQAASESNPSGSESEREDGNEDEDEREAAKPSNKELFGEDSEDEVGSRHSGSDDRSDNQSIASAHSDQDDIQHSEVEQQSGSEEQFDNEDDDNHSDAGSVRSDAGSVRSDAGSVRSDAGSARSDAGSARSDAGSARSDAGSAHSDAGSARSDAGSVRSQSDAGNVHSDAGSIHSRSDVVSNHSHSDAASNQSDAEGSGKEVHSENEKWERESRSDQSDEEEKPHHSEEEQHLSDDEQEHKSVSARGSDSEEEIVRHKAKKIIASDSDSDSDVKDKDKIEGDDLFGGADDISSDSEGEKPPTPGQPADEYGMDHDQPEEEPIPETRIEVEIPKVNTDLGNDLYFVKLPNFLSVEPRPFDSQYYEDEFEDEEMLDEEGRTRLKLKVENTIRWRVRKDEEGNDIRESNARIVKWSDGSMSLHLGNEVFDVYKAPLQGDHNHLFIRQGTGLQGQAVFKTKLTFRPHSTDSATHRKMTLSLADRCSKTQKIRILPMAGRDPESQRSEMIKKEEERLRASIRRESQQRRMREKQSQRGLSSSYLEPDRYDEEEDGDETISLAAIKNKYKGGVREERARIYSSDSDEGSDDDKAQRLLKAKKLNSDEEGEHSGKRKAENDDKGISKRAKKYVISDEEEDDE; translated from the exons ATGGCGGACATGGCGGATTTATTCGGTAGCGAAGCGGACAGCGATCCGGAGCAGAAAG ATTTTGATTCTGGATCTGGATCTGGCTCTGATTCGGAGCAGGAACAAGCAGCATCAGAGAGCAATCCTTCCGGGAGTGAAAGTGAAAGGGAAGATGGGAATGAggatgaagatgagagagaggctGCAAAGCCTAGCAATAAAGAATTATTTGGAGAGGACAGTGAGGATGAAGTGGGCTCAAGACACAGTGGCAGTGACGACAGATCTGATAACCAGTCCATAGCTTCAGCACACTCCGATCAAGACGACATTCAGCATTCGGAGGTAGAGCAGCAAAGTGGATCTGAAGAACAGTTCGATAATGAAGATGATGACAATCATTCTGATGCTGGCAGTGTACGTTCTGATGCTGGCAGTGTACGTTCTGATGCTGGCAGTGTACGTTCTGATGCTGGCAGCGCGCGTTCTGATGCTGGCAGCGCACGTTCTGATGCTGGCAGCGCGCGTTCTGATGCTGGCAGCGCGCATTCTGATGCTGGAAGTGCACGTTCTGACGCTGGCAGCGTCCGATCCCAATCCGACGCTGGCAACGTCCATTCTGATGCTGGCAGCATCCATTCCCGATCCGACGTTGTCAGTAACCATTCCCACTCTGATGCTGCCAGTAACCAATCAGATGCTGAGGGTTCTGGAAAGGAGGTGCATTCTGAgaatgagaaatgggagagagagtcCAGAAGTGACCAGTCGGATGAAGAGGAAAAACCACATCATTCAGAAGAGGAACAGCACCTTTCAGATGATGAGCAAGAACATAAATCGG TTTCTGCAAGAGGCAGTGACAGTGAAGAAGAAATAGTTAGGCACAAGGCAAAAAAAATCATTGCTTCAGATTCTGACTCTGACAGTGATGTAAAAGATAAAG ATAAAATAGAAGGAGATGATCTTTTTGGGGGTGCAGATGATATTTCATCCGACAGCGAAGGTGAGAAGCCTCCCACGCCAGGCCAACCTGCA GATGAGTATGGCATGGATCACGACCAGCCAGAAGAAGAACCAATCCCAGAAACACGGATAGAAGTAGAGATTCCTAAAGTGAACACCGATTTAGGAAATGACCTGTACTTTGTTAAACTGCCTAACTTTCTCAGTGTGGAGCCCAG ACCATTTGATTCCCAGTACTATGAAGATGAATTTGAAGATGAGGAAATGTTGGATGAAGAAGGTAGAACAAGACTTAAACTAAAG GTTGAAAACACAATTCGCTGGCGAGTGCGTAAAGATGAAGAAGGAAATGACATTCGTGAAAGTAATGCTCGAATAGTAAAATGGTCAGACGGAAG TATGTCCTTACATCTGGGAAATGAAGTTTTTGATGTCTACAAGGCTCCACTTCAAGGGGACCATAACCATCTGTTTATTAGACAGGGAACTGGTTTGCAAGGTCAGGCAGTCTTCAAAACCAAGCTTACCTTCAG GCCTCACTCCACAGACAGTGCTACCCACAGGAAGATGACTCTGTCTCTGGCAGATAGGTGTTCAAAAACACAAAAGATTCGAATCCTCCCTATGGCTGGCAGAGATCCTGAATCCCAGCGTTCTGAAATGATAAAG AAAGAGGAGGAGCGCCTCAGGGCTTCCATTCGAAGAGAGTCTCAGCAGCGCAGaatgagagagaagcagagtCAGCGAGGCCTTAGCTCCTCTTACCTGGAACCTGATCggtatgatgaggaggaggatggtgatgagaCCATCAGCCTTGCAGCCATCAAGAACAAATACAAGGGAGGAGTTAGAG AGGAACGTGCCCGGATTTATTCCTCAGATAGTGATGAGGGGTCTGATGACGACAAAGCACAGAGGCTCCTAAAAGCCAAGAAGCTTAACAGTGATGAG GAAGGTGAACATTCTGGAAAGAGAAAAGCAGAGAATGATGATAAAGGTATCAGCAAAAGGGCAAAGAAGTATGTGATTAGTGATGAAGAGGAAGATGATGAGTAA